The following DNA comes from Pongo pygmaeus isolate AG05252 chromosome 9, NHGRI_mPonPyg2-v2.0_pri, whole genome shotgun sequence.
ATATGTCCAAACCCAACTTCTGTTCTTCCTCCTAAAATTTGACTCACCCACAGACTTCCACATATTAGCAAATGGTAACTCTATTCTACCAGTTGCTCAAGTCAAGAATCTTGGAACTCTCCTTGAGTCCTCTcactttttcatatataaatgCAAAAGCAGTAAATCCTTCTGGCTTTACCTTCAAATTATAATCAGAATACAACCACtcctcaccacctccaccaccaccaccctggtCCAAACTACCAGCATCTTCAGCTACCTGGATTAATGCAAATGCCTCCTACTTGGACTCTCTGACTCTGTCATTGTTCGTTACCCCCCATTCTCAACACAAAAGCCAGAGTAATCCTTTTAAAACAGACATCAGTTGATAGTGCTTCTCTTCCCAAACCCTCCAATGGATTCCATTTCATTGAGTAGAAGTCCAGGTCATTAAAATCATCTATAAGGTTCTGTAAGATCTAGCTGCTGCGTTACTTCTCTGATGTCAACAAATACTATGCTTTGCCTTGCTGTCTTCATTCCTGTTATACTGCCCCCTTGCTACTCCAAGAATATGCCAATCTTGACCCCTCCTCAGAGCCTTTGCACCAGtcatttcttctgcctgaaaCGCTCCTCCACAATAGCCATATGGCTTGCTTCTCTTAGGTGTTTGCTCGAGTATCTTCTCACTGAGGTTGTCCCTAACCTATTTAATGTCACACCCCCATCCAGTCATCCCATCccccttttctgctttttttctccaTATCATTAAGTACCATctcatatactatatattttacttatttttaaaaactttgtgagTATTTATTTGTACCCCAATTCAACAGAGTCTCAGAGGATGAGAAAGTTTTCCAGGCAAAGAACATTCAGTTCTCGGAGGGTAggaatttttgtcagttttgttcactgctggttCCTAAGCACCTAGAACAGTACACATGGCACGTGACAGATGCTCAACAAATCACTGTTGAATGGATTAATATCTGAAATGTGGATAATAACCATATGAACATTAACTTATTTTGCATTCTTAAAAATATCTGAGCCTCCAAAGGTTGGTATTAGGTCCCCTGCACTGGCATTATCAACCTTTCTCTCATCTTCCCTATGATACTCAAGTGCATgagacaaacagaaacaaaaaacactgcaATTAGTCATTGAGCCAAGTGTGAGCTTGGCAATAAGTAAACGGGAGGCAATGACAGGTATGTATCATATGAGACCAGAAGTTCTTTGTGACCTGTTTTCAACTGCACCACATCAGAGACTCTTCCCTCCTGCTAGGATCCTAGgccacccaccccagccttctaATTGGACTCTCTGATTCTGTCATTAGTCACAGTGAGTATTCAAAGCAGGAGGGATGACAGCCTTTTGACATTTAAATCAAAACTTGGGCCTTCCAGGGTGGTATTTCTTATTGATAAAAGACATCAAGTTACCTAAAAGGTTATATCACCCTAACTCCCTGAAAAATACTACGGCTCAGTAGAAAAGTTAAATTCAGGGTCGGGTCCAGCTAAGTCGAAGTCTCCTAGTATGAATTCAGTGGCATAGGACACTCCTATTTTGGGATTTTCTGTCAGTCAGCAGGAACTACTCTATGTGGCCCCCTTCCCTAACCTAAGACCACTGCTTTATGCCCATGAGACAGGAAACAAAATCTTGGTTAGAATTGGTAGGGGTCCCCTGAGTCCAAAATGCTTTGGGGGAGGATGCTGGTTCATATCTTCCTTGGACCTACCTGCATATCCTCTGCTGCCTCTGAGGGCATAGGATGGATCCTCTTAGGTAAGCAGGAAAGTGGGACATCAACAGTAAGCAGAAGGAATGGCATGCACTTACCAGGCACTCAGCGCAACGGATGCAAAGCCTTGCCATGCacgcctcttcctcctcctgatCAGTGCTGTAAAAAGAGGACAAACCAAATCTGAATCACCACTATCCTCAATAGAGTAGAGCAGTTGAAAGTACAGGTGTTGAAATCAGACAGGTCTGGTTTTAGATTCCAGTTCTTCCACTCACTAGCTGGGTGACTGGGCAAATTGTTTAAGCCCCagaagcctgtttcctcatctataaaattcacatattggccaggcacagtggctcatgcctgtaatcccagcactttgggagaatgaggtgggtggatcacctgaagtcaggagttcgagaccagcctggccaacatgacgaaaccccatctctactaaaaatacaaaaattagctgggcattgtggcgcacacctgtaatcccacttactcaggaggctaaggtggggaatcacttgaacccagaaggcagaggttgcagtgagccaagattaaaccactgcactccagcctgggcgatagagtgagtgagactcccatctcaaaaaacaaacaaacgaacaaatgCACATATTACCACCCACCCTTAAAGCACAGTTGttaggaataaataaaaaataaatacatgtttaacACAtaccatagtgcctggcacataataaatgctcaataaattatcACTCATTCAGAAGTGTACTGAGCACTGACAAAGTCTGAGCATTGTGCTAGCCTAGAggtaaaaagatgaataaaacttgAGCCTGTGAAGAGCTCATGATGGGGGTGAGAGACCTGTTAAAACTTAACAAATATGTTATAATGCAGTGTGATAAGTGTTTTAATAGAGTTAACATCAAACTGCTGCAGCAGCAAAGAGCGAGGAGTGACTAATTGTCCCCTGAGGACTCAGGCAAACTCAAGAGAAGGGGCTATTTCAGCTGGGTCTTGGAGGATAAGAAAGAGTTTCCAGGCaaacaagagaaggaaagagggcaTTCCCAGCAAGACAAAAGGAGGGGTCTTAGAGGATGAGAAACagttaagaaaaatatatgaatgaaGTATAGTATGTTAGGGTACATAAATAAGTTCATGGCAGCTGGGACATGGGAAGATGTCAGGGAACAATGTGACTTAGAGTAAAATCATAAGGGGTTTTGGATACCATGCTTAGAAATAGACATTAGCATTTTTACCAAgagttctttgtcttttttgagccACAGATTCCTTGGAAAGGGCACAGGGTGCTCTCTTATCATtaaataaatgcacacacacacacacacacacacacacacacacacacacagagagagagagagagagagagagaattttggaCCTTCTCAATGTAAGACTCCCCTCCCCTGACATAGATAATGGAGAAAAGGGGTTTTacatagatttttgttttgatttccttttactacatttatttttaggGAATACACTAGATCACGCCTGCTTACTGGCAGAATAATGtttaataaatctttttaatAACCACGATCTATGTAGCCCCTCCCTTCAGAACATATGCTGACCAAGAATAGATCTCGCTTATTCAAATCACTTTTGCCCTCCACAGCTATTCTTAAAGCCTCTCTCATTGCTCAGGCATTTTCTGTCAGGAGACATCATCAGCTCAGTGCCAAAtacaaggagaaggaaaaataattgacCTGGAATTAAAAGAGTGAAACACCGACTTCAGAATTTATTCAGACCATGGCACTGTACAATCTGATTTCCAAAGCAGAAGACTAGGGCCATATATCaactcccccatctctctccaaATTAATATTCACACACATCactttcaaccttccttttggcaccCCTTAGCAGAACTATTCTCTTCGAAAAGAAAGTTCACCAGCAGAACTAAACTCAGTCCAGAAGAAAAGAAGGTGTGGATGTGGGGGTCTGGGTAGGGCGCTAAGGAGGAAACAGGCTTGCTGCCCAGGGCTCTTGTGGGACTTACTCATCAGAAACCTCAATAGACGACTTCTTATAGCCAGACCTGCTCCTCTTCTTCAGCCCAGCAGCCTTCCTCCCCATTCTCACCAGCAGCAGAGCAACCACCACGGCTGAGGGTACAAAGACAAGGATGGAAAGAAAGGCCACAGAGGAAAGCATGGTGCCAAAACCTAGAGGTGGAGAAAGAGAAGGTAAAAGACAGGGACATGCAAATATGCCTCCTGCGACATGAGCAACTAGCTTCTACTTTTGCTCTTATATTTCTTctgattacaaaaataataaatcattgtGTGAAAGGTAGAATACACAAAAGTAcaaggaagaataaaaatgtaCCCATAATCCCACGACCTAGGAAGAACACTTTGGTATCTACCCATTTAATCTTCTTCTAGGGGTATCGGGTATGGGGTGCACGGagggcatatatatttttaagtatggatcatatattatatactattttaACCTCCTTTTTTAGttataatatgataaatatttaacaattccTTCCAGATGTGATGTGTAACAGCTGCATAGCATTCTATCATATTGAATAATTTATAGAACTAATCCTCTAATGCTGAACATTCAAGTTGTTTCGAATTCTTAGAATCTACAAGTCACATTAGGATAGCCAGGCTTGTACATAAATCTTCATCTTTAGCTCTAATTCCTTAAGATGAAATTTATAATGGAATTACTAGATCAAAGGGCCTATATTTTTAAGGCACCTAATTCATACTAACAAACTGCCTTCCAGCAAAACtgtatcattttcttcttctgccaGCAGTATGAATGTGCTCATCTTTGAAACCTACAAGTTAttacctttaaaagaaaaaagaaagagagagagagaaagcaagaaagagaaagagaaggaagaaatgagacagggagagaggaagagaaagagaaaggaagggaagatgagaaggaagaaggaaggaagggagggagagaagaaggaaaagagcaaGGGAGAGAAACTTGAAAAAGACTTGAGAAATGATGACGAATCTATAATGACCCGCAATGTACCTCTAAATCTTTGGCTCAAACCCAATTAAGGACTAGAATAACCACTTAATTGTCATCAGGGAATaacgcagaaaaaaaaaatcagtccttAATCTACTCTCCTCCTGTTTCACACTAAAGAGAAACTACTGTTCTTTGTAGTGTAAAAGAAAAGCACTACCTCTCATCGTTAGAGGGGGTACCCTTTCAAGACACAGGCAAGAACACTGTGTCATAACTGGGAGTGTGAACACGCGAGGAAAACTGGAATTACTTCTATTTCACAGAGATAACAACCCTATATTTACTCAGGGGTTTTCCATGCATTCCACAAGAACTTTGGTCAcctaaagttaaaattaaaaaaagggtaATGGAGAAATTATGACAACATTTGGAGAGAAaattcagttttcaaaataaagattaaaaattcaCCCCAATATACATATTGGGATGGCAGAAAAATTACTTCAACTCAATGATTTAATGACCCAACTGGCTTACAAAGATAGACAGCTTTGTTTATCATCGAGCTCTCCAGAAAGCACCACAGCAGTCACAGAGCACTGCAGAAGAAGGTTGGTGGCAATGAGCTTACCCCTTTCTGTGACTGTTAGCTCTGTCATGGGAATATTATGGTGCACATCTGGGGGATTCTTCACAGCACAGCTGAATGTCCCATTGTCCTTTATGGTAGGGTTGCTTATACTTATAGATGCATCCCCTTTGTATACATTTCCAACCCAGGAAATCCGATCCCGAAATGTGCCTGCTGTGGTTGGGTACTGGAAAGACTGATAATGAAATATCTAAGAAAGCAACACCATGAGAGAAAAAGTTAACTTggaaaatgcaatgaaaatataaagctCAGTAGgtccaaaataaaatacaactgtataatggtgtttttttttttttttcagttgggcaactttttatgcttttttaacCTCCATCCCATAGGTTAATAAAACTGATCAGAAAAAGGCCCGATGAGGGACTTCTGGGATCCTAACCCTTGAATCTCTTCTAAATTCTCCCTGGAACCCTAAAATAATAGTTTTCAACCAGAGGCAATTTCACCCTCCAAGAGATATTGGcaatatctgaagacattttcgattgtcacaactggggagatactactggcatctagtgggtagaggctggGAATGCTACTAAACATCTTACCATGCACAGGACAGcacccacaacaaagaattatctgactcaaaatgtcaacagtgccatAGTTGAGAAACTTTGTTCTAAAGTAGCATCTCATATTTGAATAGCGGTCTATAGTTTACAAATAATTTCCACACATTTACCACTTGAGCCTCACAACTACACTGAACTACATGAGGCAGGTATAATTATTCCAAATGTATAAAAAGGGAAacaggctggtcatggtggctcatgcctgtaattccagcactttgggaggccgaggtgagtgcattacttgaactcaggagttcaggaccagcctggccaacatagtgaaaccccacctctactaaaaatacaaaaattagccaggcgtggtggcatacacctataatcccaactacttgggaggctgagataggaaaattgcttgaacccaggaggtggagattgcagtgagccgagattgtgccactgcactccagcctcggcaacagagctagactccgcctcaaaaaaaaagaaaaaaaaggaaagaaagaaagaaaggaaacaaagccaAACAAAAGACTAAGTGTGTTGCTCTACGGTATACAACTAGTAAGTGACAAAAGGGAGATTTTTGCTTATTCTCAAAATCACAAGGAGGTTGTAATATAATTCAGCCTCTCTCAAGTTATCTATCTTGACAATTAATATAATCCCTAAGTCTAATACCTGATAAGTACTCAGTGAATATATGTTGAATTAAAACAATGCTGCCTAGGACTTGATCAGACACTTCATCACCAAAAGCCTAATTatcagacacttatcaaaagccTTGATTAGACACTTCATCACCAAAAGCCTAATTATACCTGGGGCAGGCCAGGCAGGTATTACAATATAATATGACTTACGCAATATGGCTTGTGTAAAATACAggctttcctctttctttgttaCTTGGTACCTTCCCATTTAGGAAGCTGGGTGTTTACAACCACTGAATTGCCCAATTTTGAAAAGCAACTTCCCAGAAAAGATGCTGACTCACTTATTAGTTCATTTGttcatgcatttattcaacaaatatttggtgCAGACCTCTAATGTGCTAGGCATTGTTAAGCAAAAGGATATGGTGGGAGCCACGCAGGCATAGTCCCTACTCTCACAGAACTTACATTTTAGTGATAAAGACAGATAATGAGAAATAATAAGTGTCTTGAACATTTcaaagggggaagaaaagaatCCCTACCACTAATTATCAGCATCAGTGTAAAAGAGTTTGAAACTCCTTATTGACAAAACACGGCCCACTGTGTAGCCTCAACATTAGTCTAGCCCGTAAATTCAATGTTAAGTTCATGAAACTCATATCCCTTGCAAATTGATTAATCTGACACAATCCTGATTGACTAACCCCATGACTGCAACATCATGTTATGTAACTTTAATTCCAACTTGTATgagtttgttgattttctgacCAGCCTCGCAGAGAGCAGCAGTAGAAGAGAGCTGCTGTTTCTAACCCAGGAAGCTCCCCATTGCTTGCTCTGTCCTACTTTTGACCAAGGAGGCAGAGCCAAATAAGGCCAGCCACAGTTTCCTGACCACTCAGAATCAAGTGAACTATTTCAAGTCTGAAAAAAAAGTGGGAGGGGAGCATGAATACAGCCTAGCTTCTTTCACTGGAGTCCCCTACCTAGCCTCAAGCTATGTGGCATTCTATAATGGCTCCTAACACAGAATGCAAAGCTTATTTATACATGAAAGTCAAAGAGGACATTTTTCCAGTGAAGGAAACAGGATAAATAAATTAACAACACTTTAAAAGATATAATCTTCCATACAGCTATGACATTCATATTCTTGAATAACATCTATCCTGAGCTAAGGATACTGCTGgaagcttaaaaagaaaaaaattttatagcattttaatCTTCAATTAGACACCTACAATGAAACTTGGACCataaatgtgttttatatgtGTGACTAATATACCTCAATAAGGTATATTGCTTCCAATATTGCAAGACCATCTGTCACCAACATCTGTCACCAACACGAGGTGCTACCTTTTCCTTCAAAGGCAGCCATATAAATCAATGCAGATGTTTATACACTGGGAGCAAGTGTCAAGATAACTCCACAAAGCGCAAATATGCAAACAGATACACCCATTGAGACAACTTAATACGACAGAAAATGAGCAGCTTTAAGAGAAAGGATGTCTGTGACTGGACCTATAGAATTTTTCTATTCAATAGTCCTGAAGGTACCATTTTAGTACATTAAATCTGAAAATGAAGCTATGAAATaatgcaaaaagaaacaacaaagaggaaacaaaatcaaACCACATTTCCTCTGAGTTTCTGACAGCTTTTTTCCTGCAGCTTATTTACAGAATTCTTACGTGGGGCCCTGCGTGACCAAATGAATGTCATACAGGATAAAAGTTCATCTATCTCTATTAAAGTAGAAGCTCATCTTCTACTCTAAGATGAGATGGCCTCAGGCATGCCTATGATTTGCAGTAAAACAATTCCAAAACTGTTGACCAAAGGAACATTCTGAAAAAGTACACACTTACTGATACTGTGCGGCTGCTGCTGGGAGGGCGATATGTCCAGTCTATAGTAAGCTTGTCAGTGACATCTGAAGTTGACTTGAAAGTGCATTTCAACTTGATCTTTTCTCCAACATAACCTCGGACATGGGCATCTGCATGAATCTCCAAGGAAAGGACGATATAAACACCTAATCAAAGCAAACCCAAACACTTAAAATGCATTCATGTGGGTGGAATACACAGATGTGAGTGAACAATTATTTTTAGAGCCCTCATCAAAAAGCCAGAGCAATAAATATTAACAACTATCTTCTCAGGCAAGCCCACAAGGGACAAGGAGTTGATATCTGCATTAATCAAAGATAGTATTTTTCAATCATTTTCTAATCTTAAATCACAACTGAATGCTtgtgtaaaaatttaaaatctggtCACACCAGCGTTTTCCCAAATACAGACTTGTGGTTCAATTAAGTACAAACAATGGGTCTGCCCATGGCTGGCTAAAAGGCAACGTCACCCATCCCCTTCCATCCcccgcagacacacacacacacacacacacacactgggaaTATGGCAGCTTTTGTGGTCTAAGGGACTTACCCCAAGTATAGCATGGTTGCATCATGAAACTACCATTGCCTCATCAACAGCAAAATGAGAATAGGAAGTAAGAATGGgagaatttatttcaaataattttctaaaactgCCCCCAAGGTACTATCtagtttttccctttttcttaaaGCTGGCTGAGGAATCACACGTCCATTAAAAGTAAATCATGGGGAAGAAAACAGAATAGGTGAATGCATTCTAGCAAGTAAAAATAAGGTACCATTTTAAAACCCACTAGAGACTTATGTCTTCCAAAACCACTCATTTATCCAACTCTGACACTTCATCTCCCTAAAAAGGGCTGGCACTTTGTTCTAACCAGTTCCTTCTGCTTTCAGAGAACAAAAACTTATCTTTCCCTACAGAGGCATATTTTAGGAAATGACATTGCCAGTACTTTGTTCTTCCTGCTTCCTTATCTACCTCAAGAAGCCGTGAATCTTCTGGTGGCCAAGAAAAACAGAGCAGCAAGATTTCAGAAAAGTGCAAACCCACACGCTGTCCTGAAAATCAGCAGTGCTTCTGGTACAGGCAGAATGGTGTAGTGATTGAGCACGCAGGCCACGGCTCCTACGCCAGagggtctgggttcaaatcccggcCCTGTCACCTGCTGGCTCTGCAGCCTTAGCAAGTTACTGTACTTCTTCAGTCTTCTCACCCTCATGGGAATGATAATAACAGTACTTACCTCAGAAGGCcactgtgaggattaaaagagttAAAACACATACAACACTAAGAAGCCTACCCAAACCAGAGTAAGTGCTCAGTGCGTGTTAGACAGTGTCATTGTCATTATTGCCACCTCTTCAGTCCTGCCCACACACTCTCAACCTTTCCTGTCACAGTTATGAGTCATCAATTCCACTGCCTTTACCTCTGCCAGCTTTGAATCATTTTTCTTGCTCCTCTCTAGACAATCCAGTCTGTTGACATTCCTTTTAAGAGGAGGAGACCAAAACTGAACCCACTAATAAGAACTCATAAGAATCTGACCCATCCCAAAGATGAAGATTACTTCTGGTCTGCCTATGGCACCCTTTCTGACTTTGCCATGCTAAACCTGTCCTGCCTTCTGTGCCTTTGCAAATGCTGTCCCTCTGCTGGAAAGCTTTATCCCTCAGTCCCCACTCTCTTAGGCCCTCAATCCTGACCCATCACTGTAAGAAAATCCTTATTCATCACTCAAGATCTAGCTCTAAAAACTGGgaggtggaaatgaatggacaaTCTACACTCTCCCCATGTCCATTCCTTTATCCTAAAACATAAGTATAATATAgacatttaaaatacagatttagaATTAGCCAGACCTGGACTTGAGTTCTAGCTCAGCTACTTTCTGGTTGTGAGACCATGATCTCGGTTACCTAACCAGTTCAAGCTTCAATGTCTTCACttggaaaatgggaataataacaagaTCTACTTCACTGGATCACTCTGAAGAGCCACTACaatcaaaaaagataattttttattatgatcATGTTGTTCATTTCACAACATGAAATGCTTGATGCAGCATCTGGAATAATAACTTTAATAAACgttagctattattaaaatgaacaCCACACATATTCAAAAACTTTCAATAATCTCCTATTGgactacaaaataaaattcaaacagtGGCAATCTAGCCCCAAACTTCTGTCACTGCGTTCCATCTACCTTCCCAATCCCTTCATCATTACTTGAATATTCTGCCATGTCCCACATGTACTGTGTCCTTTCATGCCACTGAGCCTCTCTTTGAACAGGTCTCTGTCTGAAAGGCTCTCCCCACCTCTAATAATCCTGCCTGGGTTGTTCCCCACCACGCCACATCCCAACATTCACACACCTTCAAATTCCAGCTCAAATATTGGCCCCCTTTGCGGTGCCTTCCCAAATTTCCTGATATGGTTCATCGCCCTTTCTCCTCCTAACACTAGGTACATAATCCTGCACAGGCACAGATGCCATCGATTGCACCTAGTTACAAAGGCTATTCCTCTATTAAATGTCAGCACCTTCAGGGCAAAAATTCAGAGGGAGGGGAGCAGGCAGAGGGACACCGAGAGAAACAGGTGGACAGGTCACCAGAAATTCTAGTATAGGAACAAAGCATGCTTGTAAATCACCCACTTTATTCCTATCACCTTTTTTATAATACATTCAATACTCTTAACTCCCCTACACTCCGTTCAGAAAAAGCTCAGCTCTAGATGACCACAACTAGACTGGGCTAGTATACCCTGAACAAGAAAAATCACACAACTGGACAATTATCATAAGAAATGCGTGAATATCTCCCACAGCTGAGTCCTCAATGAGACCTGGCAAACCTTTAACTGGCCTTGCTTAGCTTCCTATTCCATGATTCCTCAAGCCCTTGTCATTCTCCCTTAGTCCTCCATGCAACCTCCAAACCCCGCATTCTCAGAAGAAAATGTTACCTCTTACATTGTCATGAAACTTGAGGCCATATAAACAGCCCAGGCACACACATTCCTGCATCTGCTCCCATCCTTACTTCCAACCTGAAAGGATGTGGTGTCCCTTTTCCTATGCGAGGCCAGGTCCTCTGCTCTGCCTGGATTCATCCCCTCCATTCCCTGCTTTAGCAGAAAAACCTccctaggccaggcgtggtggctcatgcctatattcccagcaccttgggaggccgaggcaggcagatcacatgaggccaggagttcaagagcagccggggcaacatggcgaaaccctgtctctactaaaaatacaaaataaattagccgggcttggtgccacatgcctgtagtcccagctactcaggaggctgaggcaggagaattgcttgaacatgggaagcagaggttgcagtgagctgagatcacaccactgcactccagcctgggtgactgaacgagactctgtctcaaaaaaaaaaaaaacaaaaaaaacctttcttcAACCCCTCCCCTTCAGACTCTAAATACACAGGTATCTCCCATCCTTAAAAACaaatagcaattttaaaaaaatctttccttaACGCTGTAATATTACTCTAGTTACCAACTACTGCCCGTTCTCTCCTTTCTAAGCCAAGTTTGTGAAAGAGTGGTCTACACTTGAGGTCTCCATTTCCTCTTTCCCATTCACTTATGGACCTTATGGTACAACTGAACTCCACTACCACTTCTGGTAAAAGGCATCATATATCTTAAAATTGTAAAATCCGAGGGATAAAAACTCCAGTAGACATCTTTCTATACTTATTTTACTGGATCCTCTGCCAGTGACTCATTGCTCCTTGAACTTCTCTATCCCAAAGCTTGCATGACaattctctcattcattcactcattcttcaaacatacatttattgagcatctgtttTGTGCCATCCTCTGGGTTTGGAATTAAATGCAAGCAAAATAAACACACTCCCTTGTATACTTGAAATACAGCAGAAGTTTGATACATTAATTAAATAatcataaagacaaatgcacaatTAACAAACTTGGATAACTActatgaaggaaggaaaaagaaagtggcTATGGGTATGGCCCCTGTTAAGATGGGGGAGAGGAGAGTGGTTAATGAAAGCTTCCCTGGAAGTTACTCTTGAGCTAAGATCTGAAGAAAAAGGTAACAAGGTGAGGAGAGGGAgggcattctaggcagaggaCACAGCACATGCAAAGGTCCTGCACCAGGAAGGAGCTCAGTCAGTCAAGGAGCTGAAAAGAAGGAGTATGACTGCAACACAAAAAACACgaaagggagagaaaatagaatgagATGTGGCTGGGAGGTAAACAAAAGCCAGACCAGGCAGGACCTTCCAGATTTGGGTCCTCATCCTTAGTGTAATAGGAAGCCATGGAAAGTACTTAACTGTGGGACTGAGCAAGAAGAGATCTAATGAAATTTGCATTCTTAaaagatcacttcaggccagcgcggtggctcacgcctataatcccagcacttgggaggccgaggcgggcggatcacgaggtcaggagatcgagaccatcctggctaactcgatgaaaccccgtctctactaaaaatacaaaaaattagccaggcatcatggccggcgcctgtaatcccagctactcaggaggctgaggcaggagaatggcgtgaacccgggaggtggagcttgccgtgagccgagatcacgccactgcactccagcctgggcgacagagcaagactctgtctcaaaaaaagaaaa
Coding sequences within:
- the MPZL3 gene encoding myelin protein zero-like protein 3 isoform X2 — its product is MMQPCYTWGVYIVLSLEIHADAHVRGYVGEKIKLKCTFKSTSDVTDKLTIDWTYRPPSSSRTVSIFHYQSFQYPTTAGTFRDRISWVGNVYKGDASISISNPTIKDNGTFSCAVKNPPDVHHNIPMTELTVTERGFGTMLSSVAFLSILVFVPSAVVVALLLVRMGRKAAGLKKRSRSGYKKSSIEVSDDTDQEEEEACMARLCIRCAECLDSDYEETY
- the MPZL3 gene encoding myelin protein zero-like protein 3 isoform X3; the encoded protein is MQQRGAAGSRGCALFPLLGVLFFQGVYIVLSLEIHADAHVRGYVGEKIKLKCTFKSTSDVTDKLTIDWTYRPPSSSRTVSIFHYQSFQYPTTAGTFRDRISWVGNVYKGDASISISNPTIKDNGTFSCAVKNPPDVHHNIPMTELTVTERAVVVALLLVRMGRKAAGLKKRSRSGYKKSSIEVSDDTDQEEEEACMARLCIRCAECLDSDYEETY
- the MPZL3 gene encoding myelin protein zero-like protein 3 isoform X1, whose product is MQQRGAAGSRGCALFPLLGVLFFQGVYIVLSLEIHADAHVRGYVGEKIKLKCTFKSTSDVTDKLTIDWTYRPPSSSRTVSIFHYQSFQYPTTAGTFRDRISWVGNVYKGDASISISNPTIKDNGTFSCAVKNPPDVHHNIPMTELTVTERGFGTMLSSVAFLSILVFVPSAVVVALLLVRMGRKAAGLKKRSRSGYKKSSIEVSDDTDQEEEEACMARLCIRCAECLDSDYEETY